One Candidatus Ornithobacterium hominis genomic region harbors:
- a CDS encoding regulatory protein RecX: MKPQKSFTVDEIKEKMGHYCAYQDRCHFDVEKKLNEFHLIPEAREAILIYLIQENFLNEERFAHSFVRGKFNQKKWGKLKIKVELKKRSILPRLVEQSLSKEIDADEYYQTAKDLIQKKIQLIQEKNEFRRKMKVVNYMQQKGYESALIFEIYEDLSNNISIG, translated from the coding sequence GTGAAACCACAAAAATCTTTTACTGTCGACGAAATTAAGGAAAAAATGGGGCATTATTGTGCTTACCAAGACCGATGCCATTTTGATGTAGAGAAAAAATTGAATGAATTCCATCTGATTCCTGAAGCTCGAGAAGCAATTTTGATTTACTTGATTCAAGAAAATTTTTTGAATGAAGAGCGTTTTGCTCACAGTTTTGTGCGAGGGAAGTTTAATCAAAAAAAGTGGGGGAAATTGAAAATTAAAGTGGAATTAAAAAAACGTTCAATCCTGCCCCGATTGGTTGAGCAAAGTCTGAGCAAGGAAATCGATGCAGATGAATATTACCAAACGGCAAAAGATTTAATTCAGAAAAAAATCCAACTTATTCAAGAAAAAAATGAGTTCCGTAGAAAAATGAAAGTAGTGAATTATATGCAACAAAAGGGCTATGAATCGGCACTTATTTTTGAGATTTATGAGGATTTATCAAACAATATTTCAATAGGGTAA
- a CDS encoding aminotransferase class IV — protein sequence MIEKKFIESICAIDGEIRNLAYHQRRVNQTFQQNFKRKAFELEEFLKPLEIPQKGKIKIRVEYAEKVHLVEWQAYQAQQHKHFTLVEAEGFDYSFKYKNRDFFKAFQKFEPIFIQKNQITDSSYANLVFYKNREWFTPETYLLNGTKRQFLLDNKLIKPLGIGVKNLVDFEKFGLINAMLDLEENIYPIEILFDKSS from the coding sequence ATGATAGAAAAAAAATTCATTGAAAGCATCTGTGCCATCGATGGTGAAATTAGAAATTTAGCGTATCATCAACGGCGGGTTAATCAGACTTTTCAGCAAAATTTTAAAAGAAAAGCTTTTGAATTAGAAGAATTTTTAAAGCCTTTAGAAATTCCCCAAAAAGGGAAAATAAAAATCAGAGTGGAATACGCCGAGAAAGTTCATTTAGTGGAATGGCAAGCGTATCAGGCGCAGCAGCATAAGCATTTTACATTGGTAGAAGCGGAAGGTTTTGATTATTCTTTTAAATATAAAAACAGAGATTTTTTTAAAGCCTTTCAAAAATTTGAACCTATTTTCATCCAGAAAAATCAAATCACAGACAGCAGCTACGCTAATTTAGTTTTTTACAAAAATCGGGAATGGTTCACGCCAGAAACTTATCTGCTCAACGGGACAAAACGGCAGTTTTTACTAGATAATAAATTAATTAAACCCTTAGGAATTGGCGTGAAAAACTTGGTGGATTTTGAGAAATTTGGTTTGATTAACGCCATGCTGGATTTGGAAGAAAATATTTACCCTATTGAAATATTGTTTGATAAATCCTCATAA
- a CDS encoding aminodeoxychorismate synthase component I encodes MAIDFSTSWVETLNQHGKAQKPCYFIIDFTGENGHVFSEKENSDVIFDFSEKSKKNLKPLEIYPKPIDEKKFFKAYKIVQNALQRGDSYLANLTFSTPLEINYSLKEIFETSRAKYKILFKDKWVCFSPETFISTRENKIFTFPMKGTINAEIPQAKEKLIQNLKELAEHFTIVDLLRNDLNLISKEVKVNKFRYLEEIKTQKGSIYQASSEIEGKLPQNWQNQMGEMLQKLLPAGSISGAPKPKTLEIIHSAETHQRGFYTGIAGHFDGKNLNTAVMIRFIEKIDGQFFYKSGGGITAQSIAKEEYQEIQDKIYIPR; translated from the coding sequence TTGGCAATTGATTTTTCTACTTCCTGGGTTGAAACTTTAAACCAGCATGGCAAAGCTCAGAAGCCTTGCTATTTTATCATTGATTTTACAGGAGAAAATGGACATGTTTTTTCTGAAAAAGAAAACAGCGATGTCATTTTTGATTTTTCAGAAAAATCAAAAAAAAATTTAAAGCCTTTGGAAATTTACCCTAAGCCCATTGATGAAAAAAAATTTTTTAAGGCTTATAAAATCGTGCAAAATGCTCTGCAACGTGGTGATTCTTATTTAGCTAATCTAACATTTTCTACGCCTTTAGAAATTAATTATTCACTAAAAGAAATTTTTGAAACCAGCCGAGCTAAATACAAAATTTTATTTAAAGATAAATGGGTTTGTTTTTCGCCAGAAACCTTTATCTCGACGCGAGAAAATAAAATTTTCACTTTCCCGATGAAAGGAACCATCAATGCAGAAATTCCACAAGCGAAAGAGAAATTAATCCAAAATCTAAAGGAATTAGCAGAGCATTTTACCATTGTTGATTTGCTGAGAAACGATTTGAATTTGATTTCAAAAGAAGTGAAAGTCAATAAATTTAGGTACTTGGAGGAAATTAAAACGCAAAAAGGGTCGATTTACCAAGCCAGTTCAGAAATTGAAGGGAAGTTACCGCAAAATTGGCAAAACCAAATGGGCGAAATGCTTCAAAAATTATTGCCAGCAGGTTCTATTTCGGGCGCACCAAAACCAAAAACTTTAGAAATCATCCACTCTGCAGAAACGCATCAGCGGGGTTTCTATACTGGAATTGCGGGGCATTTTGATGGCAAAAATTTAAATACCGCTGTGATGATCCGTTTTATTGAGAAAATAGATGGGCAATTTTTTTACAAAAGCGGTGGCGGCATTACAGCTCAGAGCATAGCAAAAGAGGAATATCAGGAAATTCAAGATAAAATATATATCCCTAGATGA
- a CDS encoding OsmC family protein: MNKRKSNEVSFKLPEGGYKGTINARGFALTLDEPEDQGGTNQGMTPMDALASALAGCIGITLRMYADRKEWKTGEIFVEIYSIKNDNNELEFHKNISFENDEKLTKEQKQRLYEISSKCPVSKVIQAANPVILD; this comes from the coding sequence ATGAATAAAAGAAAAAGTAATGAAGTTAGCTTTAAACTCCCTGAAGGAGGCTACAAAGGAACAATCAACGCTAGAGGATTTGCTTTAACCTTGGATGAGCCAGAAGACCAAGGGGGGACCAACCAAGGAATGACACCCATGGATGCCCTTGCAAGCGCACTGGCGGGTTGCATCGGGATTACGCTTAGAATGTATGCTGATAGAAAAGAATGGAAAACAGGAGAAATTTTTGTGGAAATTTATAGCATCAAAAATGATAATAATGAGTTGGAGTTTCATAAAAATATCAGTTTTGAAAATGATGAAAAATTAACCAAAGAGCAAAAGCAACGCTTGTATGAAATCAGCTCTAAATGCCCAGTTTCAAAGGTTATTCAAGCAGCTAATCCTGTAATTTTAGACTAA
- a CDS encoding THUMP domain-containing class I SAM-dependent RNA methyltransferase, translating into MQAKTLYGFETILAKEVSELGGADVKIKNRLVEFYGDTGFMYKANYSLRTALRILKPLKKAKAKNEDELYELAKDFTWEEIFNFNQTFRIDFTIYSPNFKHSQFAALRVKDAIADRFMEKFSKRPNVEKNQPDIIVNLHISHTTVTLSLDTSGEPLFKRGYRVETGPAPINEVMAAGLLKMAGWEGKGNFLDPMCGSATLPIEAAMIAMNIPAQLHRKDFSFMHWKDFDAKLWEKIKETRLNRIQDFSGEIWGYDINMLMVKVAEQNVKSANLQDFIKLKQVNFFQTKKDLFPLLVIFNPPYGERMEISTEDFYQKMGETFKENYPNTYVWLITSDTEEIKNIGLKPTQKMKMYNGKIETEFVKYEIYE; encoded by the coding sequence ATGCAAGCCAAAACGCTTTATGGTTTTGAAACTATTTTAGCCAAAGAAGTCAGTGAGCTCGGTGGAGCAGATGTCAAAATAAAAAACAGATTGGTTGAATTCTACGGTGATACAGGCTTTATGTACAAAGCCAACTATAGTTTGCGTACAGCTCTACGGATTTTAAAACCTTTGAAAAAAGCAAAAGCTAAAAACGAAGATGAACTTTATGAATTAGCCAAAGACTTTACTTGGGAAGAAATATTTAATTTCAATCAAACCTTTCGTATTGATTTTACGATTTACTCACCCAACTTTAAACATTCTCAATTTGCTGCTTTACGAGTAAAAGACGCTATTGCAGATCGTTTTATGGAAAAGTTCAGCAAGAGACCAAATGTCGAAAAAAATCAACCTGATATTATCGTCAATTTACACATATCTCACACGACGGTCACCCTATCTTTGGATACCTCAGGAGAACCACTTTTCAAGAGAGGGTATCGCGTTGAGACTGGCCCTGCACCCATCAATGAAGTTATGGCTGCAGGACTGCTCAAAATGGCAGGTTGGGAAGGCAAAGGCAATTTTCTTGACCCAATGTGTGGTAGTGCAACCCTGCCTATAGAAGCGGCGATGATAGCGATGAACATCCCCGCTCAATTGCACCGTAAAGATTTTTCTTTTATGCATTGGAAGGATTTTGATGCCAAATTATGGGAGAAAATTAAAGAAACTCGGTTGAATCGAATTCAAGATTTTTCAGGAGAAATATGGGGTTATGACATTAATATGCTAATGGTAAAAGTTGCAGAGCAAAATGTGAAAAGCGCTAATTTACAGGATTTTATAAAATTAAAGCAAGTCAACTTCTTCCAAACGAAAAAAGATTTATTCCCACTGCTAGTCATTTTTAATCCACCTTATGGCGAAAGGATGGAAATTTCTACCGAAGATTTTTATCAAAAAATGGGGGAAACTTTTAAAGAAAATTACCCAAATACCTATGTTTGGCTAATCACTTCAGACACCGAAGAAATTAAAAATATTGGGCTGAAACCTACACAGAAGATGAAGATGTACAACGGGAAAATCGAAACAGAATTTGTTAAATACGAAATTTATGAATAA
- the nqrF gene encoding NADH:ubiquinone reductase (Na(+)-transporting) subunit F, translating to MNLLLYTFAAASAGTTILAAVVAFLVLILFLVGILLFTKQKLAPSGPVQVTINDNEKITVPSGGSLLSTLGEKKIFLPSACGGGGTCLQCECHVDEGGGEALPTETPHFTRKELQQGARLACQVKVKQDMKIRIPEEIFGIKKFKAKVVRNYNVASFIKEFVVEIPEDMEYKAGGYIQIEVPKCTIQFKDMDITAHPEDHPGEPDKFKMEWDKFGLWSLVMKNDEEGVERAYSMASYPAEGREIMLNVRIATPPFDRKNNKWMDVNPGVASSYIFSLKEGDECVISGPFGEFFINEDSDSEMIYIGGGAGMAPMRSHLYQLFHTLKTNRKVSYWYGGRSKRELFYVRYFEDLAQKFDNFNFYLVLSEPLEEDNWKAKKDIHDQEGDGFVGFVHQALIDNYLNQHETPEDVEFYFCGPPLMNDAVVKMCDEFGVPKENVRFDDFGG from the coding sequence ATGAATTTATTACTTTATACATTTGCAGCAGCTTCAGCAGGAACGACTATATTGGCAGCAGTAGTTGCATTTTTAGTATTAATTTTATTTTTAGTAGGTATTTTATTATTTACAAAACAAAAATTAGCTCCATCAGGGCCTGTTCAAGTTACGATAAATGATAATGAAAAGATTACAGTCCCTTCAGGAGGGTCTTTATTGTCAACATTAGGAGAAAAGAAAATATTTTTACCCTCTGCATGTGGTGGTGGAGGTACTTGCCTTCAATGTGAATGCCATGTAGACGAAGGAGGAGGAGAAGCCTTACCTACCGAAACACCCCACTTCACAAGAAAAGAACTTCAGCAAGGAGCTCGTTTAGCATGTCAAGTGAAAGTAAAACAAGACATGAAAATTAGAATTCCAGAAGAAATTTTTGGAATTAAAAAATTTAAAGCAAAAGTCGTTAGAAATTACAACGTAGCATCTTTTATCAAGGAATTTGTAGTTGAAATTCCAGAAGATATGGAATACAAGGCAGGAGGGTATATTCAAATTGAAGTACCTAAATGTACTATTCAATTCAAAGATATGGATATTACTGCTCACCCTGAAGATCATCCAGGAGAACCTGATAAATTTAAGATGGAATGGGATAAATTCGGTCTTTGGTCGCTTGTGATGAAAAATGATGAGGAAGGAGTGGAACGAGCTTATTCAATGGCTTCTTATCCTGCTGAAGGAAGAGAAATCATGCTAAATGTACGTATCGCAACACCTCCATTTGATAGAAAGAATAACAAATGGATGGATGTGAACCCAGGTGTTGCTTCCTCTTATATCTTTAGTTTAAAAGAAGGTGATGAGTGTGTGATTTCAGGACCTTTTGGTGAATTCTTTATCAATGAGGATTCCGATTCAGAAATGATCTACATTGGTGGTGGAGCAGGAATGGCGCCGATGCGTTCACACCTTTATCAATTATTCCATACCTTAAAGACAAACCGAAAAGTATCTTATTGGTATGGAGGTCGGTCTAAAAGAGAACTTTTCTATGTGAGATATTTTGAGGATTTAGCTCAAAAATTTGATAATTTCAATTTTTATTTGGTGCTATCTGAGCCTTTAGAAGAAGATAATTGGAAAGCTAAAAAGGATATTCATGACCAAGAAGGTGATGGTTTCGTAGGTTTTGTTCATCAAGCGTTGATAGATAATTATCTGAATCAACACGAAACACCAGAAGATGTAGAGTTTTACTTTTGTGGACCACCATTAATGAATGATGCTGTCGTAAAGATGTGCGATGAATTTGGGGTACCAAAAGAGAATGTAAGATTTGATGATTTCGGAGGATAA
- the nqrE gene encoding NADH:ubiquinone reductase (Na(+)-transporting) subunit E, with amino-acid sequence MLEHIELFFKSIFVNNMVFATFLGMCSYLAVSKKVSTAVGLGAAVIFVLAVTVPMNWLLDQYVLRDGALAWIGPQFADVNLSFLSFILFIATIATMVQLVEIIVEKFAPSLYNSLGIFLPLIAVNCAILGGSLFMQSRDIPSIGLAFNYGISSGIGWFLAILAIAAIREKIRYSHVPAPLRGLGITFITTGLMAIGFMSFGGMLTSDGKKTEVEESSAQIQENKNIHEDNAEKSKNTAYVDLKENK; translated from the coding sequence ATGTTAGAACATATCGAATTATTTTTTAAATCCATATTTGTTAACAATATGGTATTTGCAACTTTTTTAGGAATGTGCTCTTACTTGGCAGTTTCTAAAAAAGTTTCGACCGCAGTTGGATTAGGTGCGGCCGTTATATTTGTATTAGCTGTCACAGTTCCAATGAACTGGCTTTTAGATCAATATGTATTAAGAGATGGAGCTTTAGCTTGGATAGGACCACAATTTGCAGATGTCAATTTAAGCTTTCTTTCATTCATTCTGTTTATTGCAACCATAGCAACCATGGTTCAGTTAGTGGAAATTATTGTAGAAAAATTTGCACCTTCTTTATATAACTCACTAGGTATTTTCTTACCTTTAATTGCTGTAAATTGTGCCATTTTAGGAGGCTCTTTATTCATGCAATCGAGAGATATTCCTTCTATAGGCTTAGCTTTCAACTATGGAATAAGCTCTGGGATTGGTTGGTTTTTAGCTATACTAGCCATTGCTGCTATACGAGAAAAAATAAGATATTCTCATGTTCCAGCTCCGCTACGAGGGTTAGGAATTACATTTATCACAACAGGATTGATGGCCATTGGATTTATGAGCTTTGGTGGAATGTTAACCAGTGATGGTAAAAAAACAGAAGTAGAAGAAAGTTCTGCTCAAATTCAAGAAAATAAAAATATTCATGAAGACAACGCTGAAAAAAGTAAAAATACAGCGTATGTTGATTTAAAAGAAAATAAATAA
- a CDS encoding NADH:ubiquinone reductase (Na(+)-transporting) subunit D has protein sequence MALLSKKHRALVTNPLNDDNPITVQVLGICSALAITAQLKASIVMALSVVFVLGMGNVVISLLRNVIPSKIRIIVQLVVVAALVIIVDQVLKAFAYELSKQLSVFIGLIITNCIIMGRFEAFALGNKPWDSFLDGIGNAAGYGIILIIVGFFRELLGSGTLLGYPVLGDPIQKTGLYALGYENNGFMLLSPMALITLGIIIWIQRIKNKKLIESEAH, from the coding sequence ATGGCTTTATTATCAAAAAAGCACAGAGCTCTAGTCACAAATCCATTGAATGATGATAACCCTATCACGGTTCAAGTACTTGGGATTTGTTCGGCATTAGCGATTACAGCACAATTGAAGGCTTCGATTGTAATGGCGCTATCAGTTGTATTTGTGTTAGGAATGGGAAATGTTGTAATTTCTTTACTGAGAAATGTTATACCTTCTAAAATTAGAATTATAGTACAATTGGTAGTTGTAGCAGCACTAGTAATTATTGTAGACCAAGTTTTGAAAGCTTTTGCTTATGAGCTGAGCAAGCAACTTTCTGTATTTATTGGTTTGATTATTACCAATTGTATTATTATGGGACGTTTTGAAGCATTTGCTTTAGGTAATAAGCCCTGGGATTCATTTTTAGATGGTATAGGTAATGCGGCTGGGTATGGAATTATTCTAATTATTGTAGGTTTCTTTAGAGAACTTTTAGGTTCAGGAACATTATTAGGATACCCTGTATTAGGAGACCCTATACAGAAAACAGGCCTATATGCTTTGGGCTATGAAAATAATGGTTTCATGTTGTTATCTCCAATGGCATTAATAACTTTGGGTATTATCATTTGGATTCAAAGAATTAAAAATAAAAAACTAATTGAGAGCGAAGCTCACTAA